The Podospora pseudopauciseta strain CBS 411.78 chromosome 2 map unlocalized CBS411.78m_2, whole genome shotgun sequence genome has a window encoding:
- a CDS encoding uncharacterized protein (SMCOG1034:cytochrome P450; antiSMASH:Cluster_3; COG:Q; EggNog:ENOG503NXW2), with the protein MTTLWLFLATALAIYIARCYNSYSRLCHIPGPALARFSSAWMIKMLTSGKVHENMIATAAKYGPLVRIGPNDLLCTDPETLRRMSSVRSAYTKGVFYETGRIIPGYNNIVCERDEEKHKALRTKMAGAYNGRENGSTGFEESIDRQMLNLLALIESKYVSSPGNLRPFDLCGKTHFFSLDVISDASFGKAFGFLVEDRDLHQFVEINDSALPAMNFLQAVPSLTNIVYRWPFNLALPRDVDGVGFGRLMGLATGCVEERLQPDAEPGRDMLQAFINGGMTVDELVQHMFVQIVAGSITTAAAIRHTLLALISTPSVYATLQKEIDESVSSGRVSRPVIRDVEAQALPYLQAMIREGYRTWPSVVGLGSKQVPKGGDSICGFHVPEGTQVSHNYSGIMRLKEVFGEDADVFRPERWLEEEADAERLKLMNSVLELAFGNGKYQCLGKRMALMELNKIFFELLQRYDMALVDPHNPIRSSSGVFWIGSNLMLRLTKRS; encoded by the exons ATGACCACATTATGGCTCTTCCTAGCCACCGCACTGGCAATTTACATCGCCCGTTGCTACAATTCCTACTCCCGCCTCTGTCACATCCCCGGCCCCGCACTCGCAAGGTTCTCATCCGCCTGGATGATCAAAATGCTCACCAGCGGCAAGGTCCACGAGAACATGatcgccaccgccgccaaaTACGGCCCCTTGGTACGAATCGGACCCAACGACCTGCTTTGCACCGACCCGGAGACCTTACGCCGGATGTCGAGCGTGCGCTCGGCTTACACAAAAGGAGTTTTTTACGAGACGGGGAGGATCATCCCGGGGTATAACAACATTGTTTGTGAGCGGGATGAGGAGAAACACAAAGCGCTGAGGACAAAGATGGCAGGGGCT TACAACGGACGAGAAAACGGGAGTACAGGCTTTGAGGAAAGTATAGATCGACAAATGCTCAACCTCCTGGCATTGATTGAAAGCAAATATGTCTCCTCGCCCGGCAATCTGCGGCCGTTTGATCTTTGTGGCAAGACGCATTTCTTCTCGTTGGATGTCATTAGCGATGCTTCGTTTGGTAAGGCATTCGGGTTCTTGGTAGAGGATAGGGATTTGCATCAGTTCGTTGAGATCAATGACTCTGCTCTTCCGGCCATGAATTTCCTTCAGGCTGTGCCGTCCTTGACAAATATCGTTTATCGCTGGCCGTTCAATCTGGCGCTTCCTAGGGACGTGGACGGCGTTGGGTTTGGGCGTTTAATGGG GCTGGCAACGGGTTGCGTGGAGGAGCGGCTTCAACCTGATGCAGAGCCAGGGCGGGATATGCTCCAGGCTTTTATCAATGGTGGTATGACGGTGGATGAGTTGGTGCAGCATATGTTTGTTCAGAT TGTGGCAGGTTCCATTACGACGGCGGCAGCTATTCGACATACCCTCTTGGCCTTGATATCTACCCCTTCGGTGTATGCGACTCTCCAAAAGGAAATAGATGAGAGTGTCTCCTCCGGCCGCGTCAGCCGTCCGGTCATTAGGGATGTCGAAGCTCAAGCCCTTCCGTATCTGCAAGCGATGATTCGCGAGGGCTACCGAACCTGGCCATCAGTTGTTGGCCTGGGCAGCAAGCAGGTGCCGAAAGGTGGTGATAGTATTTGCGGGTTCCATGTTCCGGAGGGCACCCAAGTTTCGCATAACTACTCGGGCATAATGCGATTGAAGGAGGTATTTGGGGAGGATGCTGACGTGTTTCGACCGGAGCGCTGgctagaggaggaggccgacgCAGAGCGGCTGAAGTTGATGAACTCTGTGTTGGAGCTTGCGTTCGGGAATGGAAAGTACCAGTGTCTGGGGAAGCGAATGGCGCTGATGGAGTTGAACAAGATCTTTTTTGAG CTATTGCAGCGGTATGATATGGCGTTGGTTGATCCTCACAACCCGATCAGATCAAGCAGCGGGGTATTTTGGATTGGAAGCAATTTGATGTTGAGATTAACAAAGAGGTCGTAA